Genomic DNA from Antennarius striatus isolate MH-2024 chromosome 16, ASM4005453v1, whole genome shotgun sequence:
tgtgtgtgtgtgcgtgtgtgtgtttacatatgtgtgattgtgtgtacctgtgtgagtgtgtacgtgtgtgtgtgtgtgtgtgtacatgtgtgtgtgtgtgtacatgtgtgtgtgtgtgtgtgtacatgtgtgtgtgtgtgtgtgtgtacgtgtgtttgtgtgtgtgtacatgtgtgtgtgtacatgtgtgtgtgtgtacatgtgtgtgtgattgtgtgtacctgtgtgagtgtgtacgtgtctgtgtgtgtgtgtgtgtacatgtgtgtgtgtgtgtgtgtgtgtgtgtgtgtttgtgtgtgtacatgtgtgtgtgtgtacatgtgtgtgtgtgtgtgtgtgtacatgtgtgtgtgtgtacatgtgtgtgtgtgtgtgtgtgaacgtgtgtgtgtttacatgtgtgtgattgtgtgtacctgtgtgtgtgtgtgtgtgtgtgtgtgtgtacatgtgtgtacatgtgtgtgtgtgtgtgcgtgtgtgtgtttacatatgtgtgattgtgtgtacctgtgtgagtgtgtacgtgtctgtgtgtgtgtgtgtgtacatgtgtgtgtgtgtgtgtgtgtgtgtttgtgtgtgtacatgtgtgtgtgtgtacatgtgtgtgtgtgtgtgtgtgtacgtgtgtgtacgtgtgtgtgtgtgtgtacatgtgtgtgtgtgtgtgaacgtgtgtgtgtttacatgtgtgtgattgtgtgtacctgtgtgtgtgtgtgtgtgtgtgtgtgtgtgtgtacatgtgtgtacatgtgtgtgtgtgtgtgcgtgtgtgtgtttacatatgtgtgattgtgtgtacctgtgtgagtgtgtacgtgtctgtgtgtgtgtgtgtgtacatgtgtgtgtgtgtgtgtgtgtgtgtttgtgtgtgtacatgtgtgtgtgtgtacatgtgtgtgtgtgtgtgtgtgtacgtgtgtgtacgtgtgtgtgtgtgtgtacatgtgtgtgtgtgtgtgaacgtgtgtgtgtttacatgtgtgtgattgtgtgtacctgtgtgagtgtgtttgtgtctgtgtgtgtgtgtgtgagtgtctgtgtgtacgtgtgtgtgtgtttacacacatgtgaatgtgtgtttacatgtgtgtgtgcgtgtgtgcacatgtgtgtgctcACGCCCCAGGCGTGTTGCGTGTTGACCCGTGATCTGTCCTCACACACATGTCTGACCCAACAGGCTTCAAagacaaggagaagaagaagctggaggaggagggcggggccagCCACCCCCAGTCGGCCTTCCTGGGCCCCACCCTCTGGGACAAGACCCTCCCCTACGACGCCGACAACTTCCAGCTGGAGTACATGGACCTGGAGGAGTTCCTGTCGGAGAACGGGATCCCCGCCAGCACGGCCCAGAGCGAGCAGGCCCCACCCCCGCCGCAGCAGACCCCGCCCTCCACCCCGCCCGCCCCGGCCACACCCTCCGTGGTGGACCTGAGCAGCCGCGCCTCCACCTCCGTTCACGCCGGCCTGGCGCCGCAGGGCTGCCTCCGCACCCCCAGCACAGCAGGTAGGAAGGACATGCCCCCcgagcaggacacacacacacacacacacacacacacacacctgttgtgGGTGTGATTCTGGAGGCGTGGCCTAAAGGCCAACTCCTCACTTACCTGTCAAGTGAAGCTCCGCCCAGTTGACACCTGACCACAGGTGAGACGTCCAATCACACGACTGATCTGCTTCAGCTCGGCCCGAGAGGGGCGGGTCTGACCTCTGGTTCCACCTGATTGGTTCTACCTGGGCGGTTCCAGAACAGGTGACCCAGCTGGacgctgttgtttgtttgtttgtttgtctgtttgtttgtttaccagcGGTCCTCCTGGGTCGTGGGGTCGGATGTGGGCGGGGTCTTTCTCGTTAACACTTCCTGTCGCAGTTCTGTCTCTCCAGGTCCTCCTGATGCTAAAAACCTCGGGGGGGCAGAAGGTGATGGGGGTGGGACTGAGCCCCACCCCCCCTACATTGAATTATCAAATACTGACCctagaggtcaaaggtcacagatgTTTTGGGTTCAGAACCGTTGGTGCTGATCTCTGGGGGGTCAGAGATCGGCACCAGAGGTCACAGATGTTTTGGGGGGGTCAGGCTAGACTTCTGGGTCGGAACTCTTTCATGTTCACATTGAGCCGAGCGtgaaggaggcggggcttcctGCAGCGTGCCGGGCCATGTGACCAACACATGCAGACGCCGTGTGCAGCCTCGAgtgcccccctcccttcctgctgctcccccctcccttcctgctCCCCCTCCCTTTCTGCtgctcccccctcccttcctgctcccccctccctttctgctgctcccccctcccttcctgctCCCCCCACCCTTTCTGCtgctcccccctcccttcctgctcccccctcccttcctgctcccccctcccttcccgcCACTCAGAGCACAGACTGTTCTCACATGGACTCTGGTGTGCTGGGTCACGTTTGGAGGGGGGGGCACCTCCCAGaccagccccgcccaccagcagcaacaacaacaacagagagacagattgtTCAAgcaggaggccccgccccctcagagctgctgcaggaggccccgccccctaaaGGCAGTGgcaggaggccccgccccctaaaagcagctgcaggtggccccgccccctccggaTTAGGTCGTGGTCTCCTTCAGACACCAGACAGAGGAACCCTCTTGCCCTTTGACCCGAGCGGCGCTGCTGAGGCTGCAGgtgacccacaatgcaccaggtcaggggtcagagcgCCTTATCAGTCCCTGATTGCTCAGACAAACAGCTGGCTGGTTCCGTCTGTCGGGGGAGGGGCCTTGCGCCAGGTCGGGGGTCTTGATTGGACCGTTTCCTGTTCTGAGGTCAGACCTGTACAGGTGATTAAAGGGTGGGCGGGTCACATACAGTGGGAGGCGGAGCCTCACAgggtttttattgtttctgaatTTAGAGTCCTGACAGAATCTGAAGTTTAACccgagtgatgtcatcatgatgtcattgtgatgtcatcacgatGTCAGTCAtttcactgtgatgtcatcatgatgtcacGGTGATGGTGGCTCAGGTGTGTGATGGAGGCTGGTTGGTTCCACTGGTCCAGGTCTTCTGGTGTTGTGGCTccacctgctggtcagagggggAACTGATCAGAACCAGCAGACTGAACGCTGACTGGTCGGCAGGTTCCTGTAACCTTTGACCTTCTGCTCACAGCTGTTCTTCTTGTGGTCCTGCAGCTCTGCCCTCGGCCCGGGACACCCCCAGCCCCATCGACCCCGAGTCCATCCAGGTACCCCTGACCTACGAGCCCGACCCGGCCGACCTGGCGCTGTCCAGCGTCCCGGGTCAGGAGATGTTCGACCCCCGCAAGCGCAAGTTCTCCGCCGAGGAGCTGAAGCCCCAACCCATGATCAAGAAGGCCCGCAAGGTGTTCATCCCCGAGGACATGAAGGTGAGGGGGGGGCAAGGTGTTCATCCCCGAGTACATGaaggtgaggggggggcagagtAGAAAGTTACTGACTgaccttagcattagcgttgtTGACAGCCACTCACCGCTAGCTGCTGTTGAGCTCCGCCTCTTTAACCCCGCCCCTCTGCTCCCCCAGGACGACCGGTACTGGGCCCGGCGCAGGAAGAACAACGTGGCGGCCAAGCGGTCGCGGGACGCGCGGAGGCTGAAGGAGAACCAGATCGCCATCAGGGCGGGGTTTCTGGAGAAGGAGAACGCCGCGCTGCGATTGGAGGTCGCCGACATGAGGAAGGAGCTGGGCCGCTGCCGGAACATTGTGGCCAAGTACGAGGCGCGGCACGGCCCGCTgtgagccccgcccccgccACGCCCCTCCGCCTTGAAGGACGTCTCTTTGGTGGCTCCaccccctgccccgcccccagtACGATCGTTTGGTCACGAGTTTCCGTTGTTCTGCGTTCTGTCTGAAAAGACCCGACAGagtcctgacacacacctgaggagtACAGAGCTGCCCCGCCCCCGCTCCCGGCCCTGCCCCCTTCAGACTGGTTTTCTACGCCGCAGCTCGTGTCGGTGTAACGCGTCCGGATCCAATCCCGCGTCCAATCGTTTCTCCCAAACATCCGCCATGACTCAGCAATAACCCTGAGCGGAACGCCGTCACTCCTGGTTGTCGCCGGGTTGCTCCGCCTCCTATTTATCCACCGTTTTCCTTCCTCAGATGGAGACGTATATGAGTCTATATAGATATGTAAACATGTATTCTGTTAGCGTtaaagctccgccccctctaGCCGCCACCTCCTTTCTCCGCCCCGTTTAGCCGCCTCCTTCTTTTCAGCATGACTCGATGCTTTCTGTCCTGCGGAGCGAGACGCGACCCCTGACCTGCAGTTGTTGATACTTGTTTTTGCTTAGCGTGATTAGTCCGTGTTGATTTAGGATCCGTGGCTCGGCGCCGCCCCCCAGCGGTGGGGTGTGAATGTAGCGGAGGTGACGTGGCGTGGAGCCGCTGCTCCAGGTGTGACAGGTGAAGGTGTTTCTAGAGCTGGTGtgttttgtacagtatttttcctaTCAGTACTGATGATGTATTTTAACGGCACAACAGATTAAAGAATAAACAACACGCGTGTGGTCTCTGTCAGCACACGCCTCAGGGCGGGGTCACTGTCGCTCCTGCTGTGGCGCCCCCTTCAGGCCCCAGCAGGAACTGTTAAACCCCTCAGCAGCAACGACCACGCCCCCAacacgatgaagatgatgaaggtgagTTTGTGTGGCGTGATTGGCTGAAGCTGCGATGAAGGGTGGGAACCTACAGCTGGTGgctgctgctctgtgattggctggttcaTTGCAGTCCCTGAAGCTGTGTGAAGGATCGATGGACCAGGATGAGACCCGGTTCTGATGGAACCGACCCGAAGATTTAATAACTACATATCCCATGGTCCTCCTCTTTGAGCGATGCTATGCTAACTAGCTTcatgtggtggtgatggtggtacAACCTGGACTCAATGACGACCtgcagccggggggggggggcgttactACTTTTATTGTCATGTATGAATCACAGTGCACACAATATGAGGCCCTGAGG
This window encodes:
- the hlfa gene encoding HLF transcription factor, PAR bZIP family member a; translated protein: MNVRFPLNAPPRPPGALTSPRRAPHMARGVERLRPPRPAPARRPPVDRPPAARRPAPSPATCLPSGRRSLRVAWIPRAGGRSVSRVRSVLRLSFSGKMSRPLPAGAFLPPTHGVLKSLLENPLKLPFQHDEGFKDKEKKKLEEEGGASHPQSAFLGPTLWDKTLPYDADNFQLEYMDLEEFLSENGIPASTAQSEQAPPPPQQTPPSTPPAPATPSVVDLSSRASTSVHAGLAPQGCLRTPSTAALPSARDTPSPIDPESIQVPLTYEPDPADLALSSVPGQEMFDPRKRKFSAEELKPQPMIKKARKVFIPEDMKDDRYWARRRKNNVAAKRSRDARRLKENQIAIRAGFLEKENAALRLEVADMRKELGRCRNIVAKYEARHGPL